CTTCAGCGTCTTCACTTCGCGGTAGTGTTCCGGCACCCGATCGGCGACGGACTTGCCGACCTGGATGTAGTAGCCGTCGGTCTTGTTCCGGTCGACGGTGACGTGCGAGAGCCCGTGCCGCTTCCGCTCCCGGTCGGCCAGCCCGTCGAGCCACTCCCGAACCGCCTCGTGGCGTTCGATGACCTCGTCGAGTTCCTCGTCGTACCCCCGCCGGAACAGCCCGCCCTGGGTGACCGAGTCGGGGGGATCCTCCGCGAGCGCCTCGGCGAGTTCTTTCCGCACTCCACGGACGGTTTCGAGATCGAGCCCGCGCAGCGTCTCGGCGATCGGCGACGCCTCGAGTTCGGTGCCATCGATCGCCTCCAGCAGCCGGTGGGGCACTGCGAGCGTGTCCCGGACCGAAAGCAGGTCGCGGGCGTCGGCGCTGCCGTTGGCCGCCCGGGAGCCGAGCCGTTCGAGATCGGCCGCCTCCCCGAGGACGTCCCGGACCTGATCCCGCGCGAGCGCCGCCGACGCGAACGCTTCGACTGCATCGAGCCGGCGGCCGATCTCCGCCCGGTCCCGGCGCGGGCGGGCGAGCCACTCCCGGAGCAGCCGGCGGCCGGGCGTCGTGACCGTGTGATCGACCGTGGCGAACAGCGACCCCTCCCGGTTCCCCTGCATCGTCTCGGCGAGTTCGAGGTTGCGCTGGGTGGTCGCGTCGAGAGCGACGTGATCGCCGGGCTCGTAGGCCTGAAGCCGGGTCATCGCGGCGGTCACGCCGGCGCCGGTTTCCTCGGCGTAGCCGACGACGGCGCCGGCGGCCCGGATCGCGAGCGTCGACTCGAGCCCGATCGCCTCCGGCGTCGACGATCCGAACTGTTCGCGGACGGCGTGGCGGGCCCGCCCCGGCGCGAACAGCTCCGCCTCCGGCAGCGACAGCGTCGCGTCGGTTTCCTCCCGGATCGCCGACAGCATCGGCTCGTCGGTCCGAACCGCCGGGCCGGGGATCACCTCCGCGGGGCCGAACCGGTGCAGCTCCGCACGGGCGGCGTCCCGGTCCTCGACGGCGGTCGCGGTGAACCGGCCCGTCGTCACGTCCGCGAACGCGAGTCCGTACGCAGTGTCCGTTTCTGCGCTGCGATCGCCGGAGTCTGTGGCCTCGCGGTCGGCGACGATCGCGGCGAGATACTGTGCGTCCGCGTCGTGGGTGCCGAGGAACGTCCCCGGGGTGACGACCTTCGTGATCTCCCGTGCGTGACCGCCGCCGTCGGTTTCGTACTGATCGGCGACGGCGACGCGGTAGCCCTTCTCGACCAGCGCCTTCAGGTACGGAGAAAGCTCCGACAGCGGCACGCCCGCCATCGGGTACGACGAGCCGTGGGAGGACTTCTGGGAAACCTTCAGGTCCAGCTCGCGGCCGACGAACTCGGCGTCCTCGGCGAAGAACTCGTAGAAGTCGCCACACTGCATCGCGAGCAGGTCCGCGTCGGTCTCCTCTTTCAGCGAGAGGAACTCGCCGACGATCCCGTCAGTCATACCCGTTCGTCGGGCGGGCGGGCGGTAAAACGCTGTGGGTCCGTCCCGGCGCGACCGATTCAGGTGTAGAGATCTGTCCTCATCTCCCACATTTATACCCCGCCACGTCGACCCCACTGACATGGCTTTCCACGAGATGGACGTCGACACGATCTGGCTGAACGGAGAGTTCGTGGACTGGGAGGACGCCACCACCCACGTTCTCACCCACGCGCTCCACTACGGGACGGGCGTGTTCGAGGGGGTTCGCTGTTACGACACCGAAAACGGCCCGGCGATCTTCCGGTGGGACGAGCATCTCGACCGGCTGTACGACTCCGCGAAGCCGTACGAACTCGATATCGGTCACAGCCACGAGGAGCTGAGTGAGGCGACGCTGGAACTCCTCCGCCGCGAGGGGCTCGAGAGCTGTTACATCCGGCCGATCGCGTACTACGGCTACCACTCGCTGGGCGTCTCGCCGGGAGACTGTCCCACTGACGTCGCGATCGCCGCCTGGCCGTGGGGGACGTATCTCGGCGAGGAGGCGCTCGAAAACGGCGTCGACGTGATGGTCTCCTCCTGGCGGAAACACGCCTCCTCACAGATTCCGACGAACGTGAAGACGACCGGGCTGTACGTGAACTCGATGCTCGCCGGCGAGGAGGCCCGGCGGAACGGCTACGTCGAGGCGATCGTGCTCAACAAGGAGGGCAACGTCGCCGAGGGCCCCGGCGAGAACCTCTTTATGGTGAACGACGGCGAGATCTTCACCACCGGCCCCGCCCAGAGCATTCTCGAGGGGATCACCCGGGACACGGTGATCACGCTCGCCGAGGAGCTCGGATACACCGTCCACGACGAGGCGGTGATCTCCCGGGGGCAGCTGTACACCGCAGACGAACTGTTCTTCACCGGCTCCGCCGCCGAGGTCACCCCGATCCGCAAGGTGGACAACGTCGAGATCGGCGCCGGCACCCGGGGGCCGGTCACCGAGGAGATCCAGGGGGCGTTCTTCGATCTCGTCGAGCGGAAGACCGACGCTCACGACGACTGGTTCACCTATGTCTAGGCGGATCGCATCCTTCGACTGGAAGGACGGAGCTAGAATACGCCGAACACGAACGCGAATCCGACCAGCACCAGGACGACCGCGGTGAGCGTCGGCAGATACGGCGTGTACTGTTCGATGCGCTCGCGGTGGGTTTGATAGCCCGCGATCAAAAGCAGCGTCGGGGCGAGGATCGCCAGGATCACCGCCCCCGAGTAGACCAGCATCAACTCGAGACAGAACTCGGTGCCCGCACAGATCGCGAGGATCTGGAGCGGCTCCTCGTGGGCGAAGCCCAACACGAGCGCGGTCGTTCCGAGGGTGGCGAGCCCGCCTTCCGCGTGACTCTCGTCGAGGTGGGCGTGGCCGCCGTTCCCGCCGGGGAGTCGATCTCGGATCCGAGCCAGCGGCCCGGGTTCGTCCTGGTCGTGGTCGTGGTCGTGGTCGTGGTTGTGGTCGTGGTCGTGTTCGTGGTTGTGGTCGTGGTCGTGGTCGTGTTCGTGGTTGTGGTCGTGGTCGCCGTGCCCGTCGCTCAGGTATTCGTGAACACCGAGCAGGATCAGCATCGTCCCGGCGAGCGGTTTCATGTACGGCCCCTCCGCGAACTCGGCGAACCGGCTCACCGAAAAGTACGCGACGACGAGTGCCACGCTACTTATCAGGTGACCGATACCGAGCACCAGCCCGGCGATCGTCCCCTGGATCCACTTTCGTGGTCGATCGAGGGCGTAGGCTGCGGCGATCGGCCAGCCGTGATCCGGCAACACGCCGTGGAGCACACCGAGCACCACGACGCCGACGACGAGCTCTACGTCCACGACTGTAACTGCCAGTCGACAGGTGAAGTGGATTGTTACTACGTGATTGTCGAAACCGTATTACGCGATAGCTGGAAATCCGGGACCCGATGGCGAACAGTATATGCCTCTCCGGGGCGCAGCCACCGGACATGCGAACCAGTTTGACGGTCCCCGAGGAGCTTCTCGAGGAGTTCGACGACACCTGGCAGTCGGAGGGGATCGACTCCCGGTCCCGGGCGATCCGGCAGGCGATGTCCGAGTACGTCCAGCGTCACCACGCGCTCGAGGCGACAGACGGGCGAGTCACCGGCGCGATCGTCACCGACTACGACCACCACGCCGCCGTCGACCGGATGTACGAACTCCAGCACGAGTACGACGACGCGATCATCTCGACCAGCCACGCCCACCAGGGCGACTGGTGTCTGGAGACGCTGTTCGTCGACGGCGACGCCGCTCGGATACGGGAACTCGTCTACCGGCTCAAGAACTTCGACGGCGTCCGGCGCGTCCGGACCATGATGCTTTGAACGCACTGTTTCCCCTGCGACCGAGGGAACACGCCCGTTTCCGCTATCGACTGTCCGATTCTCGGCGGTCCGACTCTCGGCGGTCCGACTCTCGGCGGTCCGATTCTCGGCGGTCCGACTCTCGGCGGTCCGACTCTCGGCTGCTCGATTCGTCTGACCGCCTCCCGTCGCGATCGGTGTTTCGTCGGTTGCCGTCAGTGGTCCGGCTGCCGGTGGCTCGCCCCTCGTCGTCGGCGTCGTCGCTCGAGTGGTCCCGCTGGCCGACGTCGATTCTAGTGTGGTCGGCGCCGTCGGTCGACTCGTCGAGAACGTCCTCCTCGTCCTCGACGGGGATCTGGTGTGGCGACTCCGCGAAACCGGCCGAGAGGATCCGCGTGAGCGCCTCCTCGGTGGTTTCGCCGGTGTGGTCGATCCGCTCGGGCTCGACCTCGATCACGAACCCGGAGGTGATGTTCGGTGCGGTCGGCATGAACAGCACGACCTTCCCGTCCCGGGTTCGCTTGCCCGTTTTGAAGGCGGTCATCCGGATCCCGGCCCAGGTTTCGAGATACACCGGCGCCTGGAGGTCTTCCGTGCCCGAGAGGGCGGTTTCCACGGCGAGCTTCGAGGCGTTGTAGACGACCCGCAGGGCGGGCAGCCTGTTCATGAAGTCGTCGATCTCCTCTTCGGCGACGCGTCCGAGCGTCGTCCGCATGAAGTAGCCCGCCGCGAGCACCACTGTCGTGAACACCGTAAGCGCGATGACCGTTCTGGCGACCGGGACGAGGCTCGGCGGAACGCCGATGGCGACCAGTTCGATCGTGCCGATCAGCGGCACCCCGGCGACCTGCCGGTAGATCCACCTGAGGACGACGAGCACCACGAGCAGCGGAACCAGAAGGATCAGCCCGCTCGCGAAGTCGCGTTTCCAGGTGGCCATCACCCCTGATTCGGTCGGGACGGCATAAGGTACTTTCGAGAGACGACACGTCTGCGCGTCGGGCCGTCTCTATCTGGGCTGTCCACCCGTCGGCGTGGAGTATATACCGCCGGATCGCCTACGAACCCCCGTGACTGTGCGGCCGATGGCACACGACGGACCGGTGTTCGGCGTCGACGTGCAAAGCGGCGACATACGGGGGGATGCACCCTCATACGCGCTGGTCGTCCTCGAGGAACGGGAGGTCGACGGCGAACGCGAAGAGCAACTGGAGCGCGATGTCGTCTCGTTCCGGAAACTGTGTCGCCTCATCGAACAGCGGGAGCCGACCCGGGTCGCCACCGACAACGCCTACGAACTCGCCGAAGACAAGGACGCGCTGGTTCACTTCCTCCAGTCGCTGCCGGCGGGGACGAAACTGGTGCAGGTGACCGGCGCCCAGCGCCCGGAACCGCTCTCGCGGGTCGCCGACCGCTACGGGGTCCCGTACGGCAAACAGCCGATGGAGGAGGCGGAGGCTGCCGCCCGACTGGCGGCCGCCAACGTCGGCTACGAGGTGACGGCCTTCACCGACACGACGACCCTCAAGGTCGCTCGCGGCCGGTCGACCGGCAAAGGAGGCTGGAGCGAGGACCGGTACACCCGGCGGATCCACGGCAGCGTCAAAAAGCGCACCCGGGAGGTCGAATCCGAACTCGAGGACGCGGGCCTGGAGTTCACCCGGGAGGTGACCGAAAAGTACGGCGGCTTCTCGAACGCGATCTTCACCGTCGAGGCACCCCCCGAGGAGATCCCGGTGTCCCGGTCCCGGTCGGGTGACACCCGGGTCGAGATCGAGCGCGAGCGCCGCGACGGCATCGAGTACGAACCCCTCGTCAAGCGCCGCGATCGGGTGATCGTCGGCATCGATCCCGGGACGACCACCGCCGCGGCGATCGTCGACCTGAACGGGAAGCCGCTTTCCGTCTACTCCTCCCGGACTGCCGACGCGGCGGCCGTCACGGAGTGGATCGTCGAACGCGGTCGGCCGGCGCTGGTCGCCGCCGACGTGACGCCGATGCCCGAGACCGTCGAGAAGTTCCGCCGGTCGTTCGACGCCGCCGGCTGGACGCCCGACTCGGACCTCCCGATCGACGAGAAGCTCCACCGCACCCGGGAGGCCGCCTACGATAACGACCACGAGCGGGACGCACTCGCGGCGGCGCTTTTCGCCTACGACGCCCACGAGGCGCAGTTCGAGCGCATCTCGCGGAAGGTCCCTGCACGCGTCGACACCGACGAGGTGATCGCCCGGGTGCTCGCCGAGGAAACCAGCGTCGAGATCGTTCTCGAGGAGATGCTCGAGGAGGACGGCGACACCGACGAGGAGTCCGACGCCCACCAGGAGCCGGAGCTGACCGAAGAACAGCGGAAGATCCGCCGCCTCGAGCGCCAGGTCGAGCGTCTCGAGGGCCACGTCGAGGACCTCAGGGGACAGCTCGAGGAGAAAGACGAGACGATCGAGGAGTACGAAGAGAAGCTCTCGTCGGCGCGCCGGAAGGAGCGCCGGGAGGCGCGTCGACACCGCGAGGTAACCAAGCTCGAACGAAAAGCCGAGCGGCTCGAACGGGAGCGCGACGAGGCCCGCGAGGAGGTCGAGGAGCTCGAACGGAAACTCGAGCGGATCAAGACGCTCTGGAAGCTGGACCACGACGACTTCTCGGAGGTCGCCGAGGGTCGCGGGCTGGTGTCGGTGAAGGTGCTCGATCAGTTCACCAAAGGCGAGATCGACCGCGTCAAATCCGAGTACGGGCTGGTCCCCGGCGACGTCGTCTACCTGCGGGACGCGTCGGGCGCGGGCCGGACGACGGCGGAGCTGCTCGCGGAGACGGAGCCGCGGGTCGTCCTCAAGGAGGGTGGGCTCTCGGAGATCGCCGACGCGATCCTCTTCGATCGGGAGATCCCCGTCGCCCCAGCCGACGACGTGACGATCCAGGAGGTCGACGAGTTGGCTGTCGCCCGCGAACGGGAGGTCGAAGCTGCGATCGACGACTGGAAAGACCGGGCGAACGACCGCCGGCGCCAGCAGAAAGCGGAGATGGTCGACCGACTCATCAGCGAACACCGCGCGGAAAGCGGCGGGCCCTAGGTTCCGGTTTCGGCTCTGTCCTCGGTCCCTCCCTGGATGTCCTCTCGAATCCCTTCAACCAGGTCGTACTCGGGAGTCACGCCGCCGAGAACGAACAGCGCGTAGTAGCGCAGATACGTCCGAACCGGAACTGCGACGAGCACGGTTCCGACGATCACGACCACCAGCACGCCCACGAGCAAGAACCCGACCGCCAGCAGTTCGACGACCCGAACTGCGAGGACCTCGAACAGCACGAACCCGGACAGCAGGAACAGAAGCAACAGGGGGATCCCCACGACGATGGCGATCGCCAGGTAGCCCACCGCGAGGACGACGCCCGCGATCAGGCCGAGAACGACACGCACGAGTAGATACAGCCCGTACTCGCGGAGTTCCCCCCGGAGATCCGGCCAGAACGCCCGCCAGGCGTCGACGAGGCCGTCGTCGGTCGCGATCATCACGGGGACGACGAAGTCGGTCGTGAGCCGGTTCGCGAGCCAGAGCACGATCCCGACGACGAACAGTCCCGGGAGGAACACCAAAAGAAGGAGGACGCCGACGTTGCCGAACGCGGCGGGCAAGATCGCCACGAACAGCGCGCTGCCGGCTGCGAGGAGGCCGACGACCAGCCGGAACCCGAAAAGCGAGAGGCCGGGACGGGCCGCCGGGGCGATCCGGCCCCGCAGGTGGGCGTCTGTCGTACGGAGCTGCTCGACGAAGACGAACTCGAACAGCGCGCCGAGATACCACGACAGCAGCCCGACGACGAGAACGGCCGCCCCCACGACGACGAATTCGGGGGACGCAACCTGCGGGAAGAGCCCCCTGGGACCGACGATCGGTTCCGGGAGATCGACCGTGCCGGTGCCGACGTTGTAGTTGACGTCGAACCCCGTCGTGCCGCCGACGAAGAACGCGGCCACCGCGAGCGCGAGCCATCGGTGCAGCGAAACCGGGAACAGCAGGCGCTTCGTGGCGGCAAACGCGTCCTGGAGGGACTCGGTGGCGTGGGACATGCGCGACTGATTCGTCGCGAGCGTTTATAAAAGTCGACGCGGCCATGTCGACGGCTGCCGACCTCTCGTAGCGTTCAAACGCCTCCGGCGACTACTCGCAGCCGATGGACGCGGCTGGGGTTCGGGACCGGGCCGGGGAGCTTCCGCGGGAGCCGGGCGTCTACCAGTTCCAGGCCGGCGACGCCGTCCTGTACGTGGGCAAGGCACTCGACCTCCGGGATCGGGTCGCCTCCTACGCCGACCCGCGGAGCCGGCGAGTCCGGCGGATGGTCGAATCCGCCGACGCGGTCGACTTCGCCGTCACCGACACCGAAACCCAGGCGCTGTTGCTCGAGGCGAACCTCATCAAGCGGCACGCGCCGCGGTACAACGTCCGACTGAAGGACGACAAGTCGTATCCGCTGGTCCAGTTCACCGACCATTCAGTCCCCCGGATCGAGATCACCCGGGACCCGGCCGACTCCGCGACCGTCTTCGGCCCGTTCACCGACAAGGGCGACGTCGAGACCGTCGTGAAGGCGATCCGGGAGACGTACAGAGTGCGCGGCTGTTCGGACCACAAGTACCGGGGACGCGATCGGCCGTGTCTCGACTACGAGATGGGGCTGTGTTCGGCCCCCTGCACCGGCGAGATCGACGCCGACAGCTATCGGGAGGACGTCGAGAGCGCGGTCCGGTTTTTCGAGGGGGAGACCGGCGTCCTCGCGGACCCGATCCGCCGGGAGATGGACGCCGCCGCCCAGGAGGCCGCCTTCGAGCGCGCCGCCCACCTCCGGGATCGGCTCTCGGTCGTGGAGTCGTTTCACGGAGGGGGCGGCG
The Halalkaliarchaeum desulfuricum DNA segment above includes these coding regions:
- a CDS encoding DUF7544 domain-containing protein; amino-acid sequence: MSHATESLQDAFAATKRLLFPVSLHRWLALAVAAFFVGGTTGFDVNYNVGTGTVDLPEPIVGPRGLFPQVASPEFVVVGAAVLVVGLLSWYLGALFEFVFVEQLRTTDAHLRGRIAPAARPGLSLFGFRLVVGLLAAGSALFVAILPAAFGNVGVLLLLVFLPGLFVVGIVLWLANRLTTDFVVPVMIATDDGLVDAWRAFWPDLRGELREYGLYLLVRVVLGLIAGVVLAVGYLAIAIVVGIPLLLLFLLSGFVLFEVLAVRVVELLAVGFLLVGVLVVVIVGTVLVAVPVRTYLRYYALFVLGGVTPEYDLVEGIREDIQGGTEDRAETGT
- a CDS encoding DUF460 domain-containing protein; this translates as MTVRPMAHDGPVFGVDVQSGDIRGDAPSYALVVLEEREVDGEREEQLERDVVSFRKLCRLIEQREPTRVATDNAYELAEDKDALVHFLQSLPAGTKLVQVTGAQRPEPLSRVADRYGVPYGKQPMEEAEAAARLAAANVGYEVTAFTDTTTLKVARGRSTGKGGWSEDRYTRRIHGSVKKRTREVESELEDAGLEFTREVTEKYGGFSNAIFTVEAPPEEIPVSRSRSGDTRVEIERERRDGIEYEPLVKRRDRVIVGIDPGTTTAAAIVDLNGKPLSVYSSRTADAAAVTEWIVERGRPALVAADVTPMPETVEKFRRSFDAAGWTPDSDLPIDEKLHRTREAAYDNDHERDALAAALFAYDAHEAQFERISRKVPARVDTDEVIARVLAEETSVEIVLEEMLEEDGDTDEESDAHQEPELTEEQRKIRRLERQVERLEGHVEDLRGQLEEKDETIEEYEEKLSSARRKERREARRHREVTKLERKAERLERERDEAREEVEELERKLERIKTLWKLDHDDFSEVAEGRGLVSVKVLDQFTKGEIDRVKSEYGLVPGDVVYLRDASGAGRTTAELLAETEPRVVLKEGGLSEIADAILFDREIPVAPADDVTIQEVDELAVAREREVEAAIDDWKDRANDRRRQQKAEMVDRLISEHRAESGGP
- the mutS gene encoding DNA mismatch repair protein MutS, with the translated sequence MTDGIVGEFLSLKEETDADLLAMQCGDFYEFFAEDAEFVGRELDLKVSQKSSHGSSYPMAGVPLSELSPYLKALVEKGYRVAVADQYETDGGGHAREITKVVTPGTFLGTHDADAQYLAAIVADREATDSGDRSAETDTAYGLAFADVTTGRFTATAVEDRDAARAELHRFGPAEVIPGPAVRTDEPMLSAIREETDATLSLPEAELFAPGRARHAVREQFGSSTPEAIGLESTLAIRAAGAVVGYAEETGAGVTAAMTRLQAYEPGDHVALDATTQRNLELAETMQGNREGSLFATVDHTVTTPGRRLLREWLARPRRDRAEIGRRLDAVEAFASAALARDQVRDVLGEAADLERLGSRAANGSADARDLLSVRDTLAVPHRLLEAIDGTELEASPIAETLRGLDLETVRGVRKELAEALAEDPPDSVTQGGLFRRGYDEELDEVIERHEAVREWLDGLADRERKRHGLSHVTVDRNKTDGYYIQVGKSVADRVPEHYREVKTLKNSKRFTTDELEEREREVLRLEEARGDLEHELFCELRERVAGRAELLQDVGRAIAAVDVFAALAEHAAVNGWTRPTVTDGDELSIEAGRHPVVEQSTEFVPNDLAMDERRRFLLVTGPNMSGKSTYMRQAALIALLAQAGSFVPAREATVGVVDGIYTRVGALDELAEGRSTFMVEMQELSNILHSATENSLVILDEVGRGTATYDGISIAWAATEYLHNEIGAKTLFATHYHELTTLAEHLPRVENVHVAAEERDGDVTFLRTIREGPTDRSYGIHVADLAGVPEPVVSRADEVLGRLREEKAIEARGSGGGSDESGDGREQEATEPIQAVFDLSSGSFRSGDGGSGRSDDDHELDGRTAVADREDIPELPPGADDVLEELSETDVNETPPVELMAKVQEWQERIDGERNSEIDGERNGEIDGSEGTLER
- a CDS encoding ABC transporter permease — encoded protein: MDVELVVGVVVLGVLHGVLPDHGWPIAAAYALDRPRKWIQGTIAGLVLGIGHLISSVALVVAYFSVSRFAEFAEGPYMKPLAGTMLILLGVHEYLSDGHGDHDHNHEHDHDHDHNHEHDHDHNHDHDHDHDQDEPGPLARIRDRLPGGNGGHAHLDESHAEGGLATLGTTALVLGFAHEEPLQILAICAGTEFCLELMLVYSGAVILAILAPTLLLIAGYQTHRERIEQYTPYLPTLTAVVLVLVGFAFVFGVF
- a CDS encoding branched-chain amino acid transaminase, which translates into the protein MAFHEMDVDTIWLNGEFVDWEDATTHVLTHALHYGTGVFEGVRCYDTENGPAIFRWDEHLDRLYDSAKPYELDIGHSHEELSEATLELLRREGLESCYIRPIAYYGYHSLGVSPGDCPTDVAIAAWPWGTYLGEEALENGVDVMVSSWRKHASSQIPTNVKTTGLYVNSMLAGEEARRNGYVEAIVLNKEGNVAEGPGENLFMVNDGEIFTTGPAQSILEGITRDTVITLAEELGYTVHDEAVISRGQLYTADELFFTGSAAEVTPIRKVDNVEIGAGTRGPVTEEIQGAFFDLVERKTDAHDDWFTYV
- a CDS encoding CopG family ribbon-helix-helix protein — protein: MRTSLTVPEELLEEFDDTWQSEGIDSRSRAIRQAMSEYVQRHHALEATDGRVTGAIVTDYDHHAAVDRMYELQHEYDDAIISTSHAHQGDWCLETLFVDGDAARIRELVYRLKNFDGVRRVRTMML